A single region of the Eremothecium gossypii ATCC 10895 chromosome V, complete sequence genome encodes:
- the MNN5 gene encoding alpha-1,2-mannosyltransferase MNN5 (Syntenic homolog of Saccharomyces cerevisiae YJL186W (MNN5)), whose amino-acid sequence MIKLRRKLIALLVGGFMLALLSSLPRQKSPIASAAHSPAQEWFTRGSQDINDPLEFYKMLFERLRKDAAQIKTAGSYVTQDADCQIRDLEDKLPESSHLGSYDGLAKCFRLERDHLEGLRQGHSEFLRTIHGELAISAKSALFKTLYPLPAGIVTVGGGRYSILAMVMIRALRKRGTTLPVEVFLTDDDADDEAFCSYIEHFNAKCVLFSDRLPKSVLASQKLSGFELKAVALLLSSYQQVIFIDADNVPLKPLDDVFKSKPLAEYGLVLWPDIWKRVTAPAFYDIAGIPVDFKRRVRFSADDVSPPSRYTKPGEVDESFNRAHVPLHDFAGTMPELSSESGQLLIDKARHMDTLLLILYYNVHGKHLFYRLSTQGTSGEGDKETFAMAAQALGKPYYQVKTKLRFQGYHTPSQYVGAALLQHDFVQDHEQWLRAREEVARRPSELAAYNPAYNVDEHFYNTLMRPEKPLDVMFVHASYHKLVPIDLFREKVYIGEDGKQFRSFPDLAAMDNFDIELFAIQILNEAICSATTKIEFKYNRDKIKSPEEFEDMCTYVRDRMRMLLDTRDTRTHS is encoded by the coding sequence ATGATCAAGCTGAGGCGCAAATTGATAGCTCTGCTTGTAGGCGGATTTATGCTCGCTCTTTTGAGCAGCCTGCCACGCCAGAAATCGCCCATTGCGTCGGCGGCACATTCTCCTGCGCAGGAATGGTTTACACGCGGGAGCCAGGATATCAATGACCCGCTGGAATTCTACAAAATGCTTTTCGAGAGGCTCCGGAAGGACGCTGCGCAGATCAAGACGGCTGGTAGCTACGTGACACAAGATGCAGACTGTCAGATCCGGGATCTGGAGGACAAACTGCCCGAGAGCTCACACCTGGGGTCCTATGACGGGCTTGCAAAGTGCTTCCGGCTGGAGCGCGATCATCTGGAAGGCTTGCGGCAGGGGCACAGTGAGTTTTTGCGCACCATCCATGGCGAGCTGGCCATTTCTGCGAAGAGCGCGCTGTTCAAAACACTGTACCCGCTGCCTGCGGGTATCGTGACcgtgggcggcggccggTATTCGATCCTCGCGATGGTCATGATCAGAGCGCTGCGGAAACGGGGCACCACATTGCCGGTGGAAGTGTTTCTGAccgacgacgacgccgaCGACGAGGCGTTCTGCAGCTACATCGAACATTTCAATGCAAAGTGCGTGCTCTTTTCCGACCGTCTACCCAAGTCGGTGCTGGCCTCGCAGAAGCTCTCTGGATTTGAATTGAAAGCTGTGGCCTTGCTTCTGTCGTCCTACCAACAGGTGATCTTCATCGATGCCGATAACGTGCCCCTAAAACCGCTCGACGATGTGTTCAAGAGCAAGCCTCTCGCGGAGTACGGCCTGGTCCTGTGGCCCGATATCTGGAAGCGTGTGACCGCGCCCGCGTTCTACGACATCGCGGGCATCCCTGTGGACTTTAAGCGCCGGGTGCGCTTCTCGGCAGACGACGTGTCCCCGCCCAGCCGATACACGAAGCCCGGTGAAGTCGACGAGTCCTTCAACAGGGCACACGTGCCGCTGCACGACTTTGCGGGCACCATGCCCGAGCTCAGCAGCGAATCCGGCCAGTTGCTGATCGACAAGGCCCGGCACATGGACACGCTGCTCCTTATCCTCTACTACAACGTCCACGGAAAGCACCTATTCTACCGCCTCTCCACGCAGGGCACCTCCGGCGAGGGCGACAAAGAGACCTTCGCGATGGCCGCCCAGGCCCTCGGCAAACCGTACTACCAGGTCAAAACGAAGCTGCGCTTCCAGGGCTACCACACCCCGAGCCAGTACGTTGGCGCAGCCCTGCTGCAGCACGACTTTGTCCAGGACCACGAGCAGTggctgcgcgcccgcgaGGAGGTCGCGCGCAGGCCCAGCGAGCTAGCCGCCTACAACCCGGCCTACAACGTTGACGAGCACTTCTACAACACCCTCATGCGCCCCGAGAAGCCGCTCGACGTGATGTTCGTCCACGCCAGCTACCACAAGTTAGTCCCCATCGACCTCTTCCGCGAAAAAGTCTACATCGGAGAGGACGGGAAGCAGTTCAGGTCCTTCCCCGACCTCGCCGCTATGGACAACTTCGACATTGAGCTCTTCGCCATTCAGATTCTGAACGAGGCCATATGCTCAGCCACCACGAAAATCGAGTTCAAGTACAACAGGGACAAGATAAAATCCCCTGAGGAGTTCGAAGATATGTGCACCTACGTACGCGACCGCATGCGGATGCTTCTCGATACCAGAGACACTCGAACTCACTCATAG
- the SYP1 gene encoding Syp1p (Syntenic homolog of Saccharomyces cerevisiae YCR030C (SYP1)) has translation MQEERVKYANSVLTSRTPFEVAEIVRIRLSQAKIINGEFYTLFKELSELKKSYVQQLRKIIIVNEDLDKLVYNGMVQRQVLTAPEMAGMDFDWLGELRGVWQQVIRGLKADMHAQVEEYKGLDRDVVGVLRSHVETDEHWREVRKLHPKLSRMAAEMEVSRSTPEKVAAAERQWVEQAPRLLEVMEATDEKRLLVLKNCLLQYQNLLDDSLHANLDESEKVMERLLEFTPDREIDRFASAVVNYDFRFEPMQAAEADGEGAAAATPVEHRLRHVSGSSMLRNLLSNDTFSDASNNVSLVPSRKSKLKSKVGSIFGRRRHRRAPQLQSESIPESDTSSLHSHGTSSYHDSELYSKSHAVSSEAAAPRPAANSNNAPPAEKKPELEATRSSFSINQAPLVPQPRSKKTPEIIGASNVQAITEKSGPADTAAPAQNFIRQRSTWDGVQQDPTALHDETNIVSSLAPARRSSAAGQLGAHFWSPVPASQEGQNVPSLEGGRRDIHSMLFTNLSKADIDNSVTRHESTNSQTSEMRQLEPQQTGSSLLLMNITGQSLFQHTELTSLGLNASIGEVINAKFKDGILSSSQLIGEIALNYISSDSTGNSLPLDIILKIESAEQFDKIIVNHTILERTADENNIIYKLAPQFIFGKTLGALKYSLKSPLVPIAIHPVWRFEQTQASVMLTLKIFSGLPPAVQELVLEDLIVSVAIDNTVAKSALSKPQGSFSKEKRRITWRFKEPLVLRRDNEERLVARFLTEGVAQESQKGVQAKFTIRGLQLGGGLVLRSQEVTLEDPFGSETADIWNDVTTSRTLVAGAYYGLST, from the coding sequence ATGCAAGAGGAGAGAGTCAAGTATGCCAACAGCGTACTCACGTCTCGTACACCGTTCGAGGTGGCGGAGATCGTGCGAATTAGGCTATCGCAGGCGAAAATAATCAACGGTGAGTTCTACACGCTGTTCAAGGAGCTGTCGGAGCTGAAGAAGAGCTacgtgcagcagctgcggaaGATAATCATAGTGAATGAGGACCTTGACAAGCTGGTGTACAATGGGATGGTGCAGCGGCAGGTGCTGACGGCGCCGGAGATGGCGGGCATGGACTTCGACTGGCTGGGTGAGCTGCGTGGCGTGTGGCAGCAGGTGATCCGGGGACTGAAGGCAGACATGCACGCACAGGTGGAGGAATACAAGGGTCTGGACCGCGACGTGGTGGGCGTGCTGCGGTCGCACGTGGAGACGGACGAGCATTGGCGGGAAGTGCGCAAGCTGCACCCGAAGCTGAGCCGGATGGCCGCGGAGATGGAGGTTTCGCGTTCGACGCCGGAGaaggtggcggcggcggagcggcAGTGGGTGGAGCAGGCTCCGCGGCTGCTGGAGGTGATGGAGGCCACTGACGAGAAGCGGCTGTTAGTGCTGAAGAACTGCCTGCTTCAGTACCAGAACCTGCTGGATGACTCGTTGCATGCGAACTTGGACGAGAGTGAGAAGGTGATGGAGCGGCTGCTGGAGTTCACGCCTGACCGGGAGATCGATCGCTTTGCGTCGGCGGTAGTGAACTACGACTTTCGCTTCGAGCCGATGCAGGCCGCGGAAGCCGATGGCGaaggcgctgctgccgcgaCGCCGGTGGAGCACAGGCTGCGCCATGTCTCCGGCTCGAGCATGCTCCGGAACCTGCTTTCGAATGACACCTTCTCGGACGCCAGCAACAACGTCTCGCTTGTCCCGAGCCGCAAAAGCAAGCTGAAGTCGAAGGTGGGCTCCATATTTGGGAGAAGGCGCCACCGGCGGGCGCCTCAGCTGCAGTCTGAGTCCATCCCTGAGAGCGACACATCCTCACTACATAGCCACGGCACCAGCTCCTACCATGATTCTGAGTTGTACTCAAAGTCACATGCGGTCTCCAGCgaagcagcagctccgcgcCCTGCCGCCAACTCAAACAACGCGCCTCCCGCAGAGAAGAAACCGGAACTAGAGGCGACGAGGTCCTCCTTCTCTATTAACCAGGCGCCCTTGGTTCCACAGCCCAGGTCAAAGAAAACACCTGAAATTATTGGCGCCAGTAATGTGCAGGCTATTACCGAGAAAAGTGGTCCAGCTGACACTGCCGCACCAGCTCAAAATTTCATTCGGCAGCGCAGCACTTGGGATGGTGTGCAGCAGGACCCTACTGCTCTGCACGACGAAACAAACATTGTATCTAGCCTTGCTCCAGCTCGGCGCTCTTCAGCCGCTGGTCAGCTCGGCGCCCACTTCTGGAGTCCAGTGCCTGCTAGCCAGGAAGGCCAGAATGTGCCATCCTTAGAGGGGGGGAGGCGTGACATCCACTCTATGCTGTTCACGAATTTATCGAAAGCAGATATCGACAATTCAGTTACCAGACATGAGTCTACCAATTCCCAAACTAGCGAAATGAGGCAGCTGGAACCGCAGCAAACTGGCTCTTCCTTGCTTCTAATGAATATCACAGGCCAGTCATTGTTTCAACACACGGAACTAACGTCACTAGGGCTTAACGCAAGTATTGGTGAAGTGATAAATGCCAAATTTAAAGACGGGATTCTCTCATCCAGCCAGCTAATTGGGGAAATTGCCCTCAATTACATTTCCAGTGATAGTACAGGCAATAGCCTGCCGCTCGATATAATCCTTAAAATTGAGTCTGCTGAACAGTTTGATAAAATAATTGTTAACCACACAATATTGGAGAGGACGGCCGATGAAAATAATATAATCTATAAGCTTGCTCCGCAGTTTATCTTTGGCAAAACTTTGGGTGCATTGAAATACTCGCTCAAATCACCACTAGTACCGATCGCCATCCACCCAGTATGGAGGTTTGAGCAGACGCAAGCGAGTGTGATGCTTACATTGAAGATCTTCTCGGGTTTGCCGCCAGCTGTGCAAGAGCTGGTGTTGGAAGATCTGATCGTTTCGGTCGCCATTGATAATACCGTGGCGAAGAGTGCTCTCTCAAAGCCGCAGGGCTCATTCAGTAAGGAAAAACGGCGTATTACATGGCGCTTCAAAGAACCACTTGTGCTGAGACGTGACAATGAGGAACGGCTAGTAGCGCGCTTCCTGACCGAGGGCGTTGCTCAAGAATCACAGAAGGGTGTTCAGGCCAAGTTTACCATTCGTGGGCTGCAATTGGGCGGTGGTTTGGTCCTGAGAAGCCAGGAGGTGACCTTGGAAGATCCTTTTGGTTCCGAGACAGCGGACATCTGGAATGACGTTACAACTTCCCGGACACTGGTTGCAGGCGCATACTATGGGCTCTCAACGTAA
- the ATG36 gene encoding Atg36p (Syntenic homolog of Saccharomyces cerevisiae YJL185C): protein MSFNSFRRRGHTASKSVIKASLSQISEAQRTLEDTCCLVEYHGIDEEDVQVLNNPASESKDDPSAISEDEVAKQPSYGGETNQQCTEVRSEEYAVLSDSTEEMEELERCYRGGSEVVLEPQSTSERIDDWCLTHVSCGTSTVLEAASSRVRDIARSWGVEGDERATLSAGTTRPPAVRPLPRVSSYESRKLAQLTPAELAQLTKFVKELLPYLIQGRASVRTPRCEAKYGNVPTLFPDRGNLLRCSLDANNVSKMANLYEQMRQLLLDAPSNGNYEALDDISLSSMHSSLPVQSWYGWHMVPRVRDTEF from the coding sequence ATGAGTTTCAACAGCTTTCGGAGACGCGGACATACAGCGTCGAAGTCCGTGATCAAGGCGTCGCTCTCACAGATATCGGAGGCGCAGCGGACCTTAGAGGACACATGCTGCTTAGTGGAGTACCACGGGATTGATGAAGAGGACGTGCAGGTGTTGAACAACCCTGCGTCCGAAAGCAAGGACGACCCGTCAGCGATCAGCGAGGACGAGGTGGCGAAGCAGCCGAGCTACGGGGGGGAGACGAACCAGCAATGCACGGAGGTGCGATCGGAGGAGTACGCGGTGCTCAGCGACTCGACGGAGGAGATGGAGGAGTTGGAGCGGTGCTATCGGGGCGGGTCGGAGGTGGTTTTGGAGCCGCAGTCGACCAGCGAGCGCATCGACGACTGGTGTTTGACTCACGTGTCGTGCGGGACGTCGACTGTGCTTGAGGCCGCGAGTTCGCGCGTGCGGGACATCGCGCGCTCGTGGGGGGTCGAAGGCGACGAGCGGGCGACGCTGTCGGCGGGTACCAcgcggccgccggccgTGCGTCCGTTGCCGCGTGTCTCCTCGTATGAGTCACGTAAGTTGGCGCAACTCACGCCGGCAGAGCTGGCCCAGTTGACCAAGTTCGTGAAGGAGCTGCTTCCGTACCTCATCCAGGGGAGGGCCTCTGTTCGTACCCCACGGTGCGAAGCCAAGTACGGAAATGTTCCGACCTTGTTTCCAGATCGCGGCAACCTGCTGCGCTGCTCGTTGGACGCCAACAACGTTTCAAAAATGGCGAATCTGTACGAACAGATGCGGCAGCTGTTGCTAGATGCTCCCAGCAACGGCAATTACGAGGCGCTTGATGATATTTCGCTGTCTTCCATGCATTCATCGTTGCCCGTGCAATCGTGGTATGGATGGCATATGGTCCCGCGGGTTAGGGATACAGAATTCTAG
- the RIM1 gene encoding Rim1p (Syntenic homolog of Saccharomyces cerevisiae YCR028C-A (RIM1); 2-intron), whose protein sequence is MLRQVRQFHASSRALDFSKMMIVGRIGSDISQFVSQNDKKYAKYSIASQPRRDGPTNWYTITVFNEPQMNFLTQYVRKGALVYVEADAANNVFEREDGSKSYSLSLIQREINLIRNGKPAEQAEQEE, encoded by the exons ATGTTGCGCCAAGTCCGCCAGTTTCATGCGTCCAGCAGGGCGCTGGACTTTTCCAAGATGATGATTGTGGGCCGGATCGGGTCGGACATCTCGCAGTTTGTCAGCCAGAACGACAAGAAGTACGCCAAGTACTCGATTGCGTCCCAGCCGCGGCGCGATGGCCCGACCAACTGGTACACGATCACCGTGTTCAACGAGCCGCAGATGAACTTCCTGACGCAATATGTGAGAAAGGG cgcgctAGTGTACGTCGAGGCAGACGCCGCGAACAACGTGTTCGAACGCGAGGACGGCTCCAAGAGCTACTCGCTATCCTTGATACAGA GGGAGATCAATCTAATCCGTAACGGTAAGCCCGCGGAACAAGCCGAGCAGGAGGAATAA
- the GON7 gene encoding chromatin DNA-binding EKC/KEOPS complex subunit GON7 (Syntenic homolog of Saccharomyces cerevisiae YJL184W (GON7)), which produces MQPPTATYCTPEGDSHAFTVVPDAPRYRTTDGTTSGPSAYVLQAGQIDRDRPSPPKLDAQGEPTALSRLRMHLTGLQDDINSFLTAEMQRAKNKKQKIDDTQEQRATGGSTAA; this is translated from the coding sequence ATGCAGCCTCCCACTGCTACGTATTGTACGCCCGAGGGCGACTCACACGCGTTTACCGTGGTACCCGACGCCCCGCGCTACCGGACAACAGATGGCACCACATCTGGTCCGTCTGCGTACGTGCTACAAGCTGGCCAGATCGACCGCGACCGCCCGAGCCCCCCCAAGCTCGATGCACAGGGCGAGCCCACAGCCCTATCCCGGCTACGCATGCACCTGACCGGCCTCCAGGACGACATTAATTCGTTCCTGACTGCCGAGATGCAGCGCGCGAAGAacaagaagcagaagaTTGACGACACACAGGAGCAGCGGGCCACGGGGGGCTCCACAGCAGCGTGA
- the FEN2 gene encoding Fen2p (Syntenic homolog of Saccharomyces cerevisiae YCR028C (FEN2)), producing the protein MPLRHEGVATKMAGRRESAPSSHEDRRVTKRMSDALSLAERDTPPKDHQKGEPAVNERILLYKIDLFVLSFVCLQYWINYVDRVSFGNAYVSGMDKELGLHGNQFNVINTCFTVGYILGMLPNNLLLLVLPPRIWLSVCTLGWGLLTLAMYRATSFEYCCAVRFFQAVFESCTFSGTHLILGSWYKENELALRSAVFTASGLIGSMCSGMMQVAIFDAMDGRRGISGWRWLFIIDFLVTVPIAIYGFIFFPGTPDHNRADTSALVFSKAELRYARARLPARDERARLDLSVFHRVLGRWHWWLFSLLWVAGGENISFASNSTFSLWLANRGYSLAQRNRYPMGIFAVGIAATFASAFYMDRCRCSQHWHVALAITAVMCIVAVLIRSNPLSPAIMFAAQYLGGVAYAGQAIFFSWANIVCQSDLQERAIVLASMNMFSGAVNAWWSLLFYSATTVPHFRNGCYALLGTSIVSALISVIVRLLQLREQRRKLADLPANLNYVGADTSLEDPLATDSHRSP; encoded by the coding sequence ATGCCGCTGCGACACGAAGGAGTGGCAACGAAGATGGCTGGTAGACGCGAGAGTGCGCCGAGTTCGCACGAGGACCGGCGAGTGACTAAGAGGATGAGCGATGCACTATCGCTGGCAGAGCGCGACACGCCGCCAAAGGACCACCAGAAGGGCGAGCCCGCAGTCAATGAGCGGATACTCCTGTACAAGATCGACCTGTTCGTGCTCTCGTTCGTGTGTCTACAGTATTGGATCAATTACGTGGACCGCGTGAGCTTTGGCAACGCGTACGTGTCGGGCATGGACAAGGAGCTGGGCCTGCACGGCAATCAGTTCAACGTGATCAACACTTGCTTCACGGTGGGATACATCCTGGGGATGCTGCCCAacaacctgctgctgctcgtgctgccgccgcggaTATGGCTGAGCGTCTGCACGCTGGGGTGGGGCCTGCTGACGCTGGCGATGTACCGTGCGACCTCATTCGAGTACTGCTGCGCGGTGCGGTTTTTCCAGGCGGTCTTCGAGAGCTGCACGTTCAGCGGCACGCACCTAATCCTAGGCTCCTGGTACAAGGAAAacgagctcgcgctccgGAGCGCGGTGTTCACGGCGTCCGGCCTCATCGGGTCGATGTGCAGCGGGATGATGCAGGTTGCAATCTTTGACGCCATGGACGGGCGCCGCGGCATATCCGGCTGGCGCTGGCTGTTCATCATCGACTTCCTGGTCACAGTGCCCATAGCCATCTACGGCTTCATCTTCTTCCCCGGCACGCCGGACCACAACCGTGCCGACACGTCGGCACTTGTGTTCAGCAAGGCCGAGCTGCGCTACGCGCGTGCGCGCCTGCCCGCGCGCGACGAGCGCGCCCGCCTGGACCTCTCTGTGTTCCACCGGGTCCTAGGCCGCTGGCACTGGTGGCTTTTCAGTCTGCTGTGGGTTGCCGGCGGCGAGAACATCTCCTTTGCCTCGAACTCCACCTTCTCGCTCTGGCTGGCCAACCGCGGCTACTCGCTTGCCCAGCGCAACCGCTACCCCATGGGCATCTTCGCCGTCGGTATCGCCGCCACCTTCGCGTCCGCATTTTACATGGACCGGTGCCGCTGCAGCCAGCACTGGCACGTCGCGCTTGCCATCACCGCCGTCATGTGCATCGTCGCCGTCCTCATCCGCAGCAACCCGCTCTCGCCCGCCATCATGTTCGCCGCCCAGTACCTGGGCGGCGTGGCCTACGCGGGCCAGGCCATCTTCTTCTCCTGGGCCAACATTGTGTGCCAGAGCGACCTACAGGAGCGTGCCATTGTCCTGGCCTCGATGAACATGTTCTCCGGCGCGGTCAACGCCTGGTGGTCCCTGCTCTTCTACAGCGCTACTACTGTCCCGCACTTCCGCAACGGCTGCTACGCTCTTCTCGGAACCAGCATTGTGAGTGCCCTCATCTCCGTCATCGTTCGCttgctccagctgcgcgagcagcgTCGCAAGCTGGCCGACCTGCCTGCCAACCTGAACTACGTGGGTGCTGACACTTCGCTGGAGGACCCACTGGCTACAGATAGCCACAGGAGTCCCTGA
- the MNN11 gene encoding alpha-1,6-mannosyltransferase (Syntenic homolog of Saccharomyces cerevisiae YJL183W (MNN11)), translated as MLFRPKSSRLSKDGSKFRSGIELFRESMHSTRAGLVHATMCSLLAAGVLVLYFAGSLIYGSKDAAVVLPARHGHYVHSIQSPTPLIFPRVEDTHVLRDMGLRTLYILRIDEHRRSRISMEVGDRPTPEKNLPKDDKRALAKRSFLDHGKRVYHRTSNHPEVVLVTLIDFENYDKNTITRIVQNRVDYAAKRGYGIYVRWAQEFIPLVDKQTLEDSYEFMKPMAMRAAMHAFPHAKYFWFLDHTGLIMNMDFSLQDNLLASRSLNNVLLRDVPVVAGTTIKTYSNFAPANAKILVPQSPLGELDTNSFIVSSTLYGKAFLDYLSDPLIRNYNWDSLAASIGHMLQWHPKFLSKTGLVKSKVIAARYIPNRSPDSPNAAEVAYEDGDAVVLFTGCDERQSCPADIEKFSTKKSS; from the coding sequence ATGCTGTTCAGACCGAAGTCGAGTAGGTTGTCGAAAGACGGAAGCAAGTTCCGCTCTGGGATAGAGCTCTTCAGAGAATCAATGCACAGCACGCGAGCTGGGCTGGTACATGCGACCATGTGCTCGCTCCTGGCGGCGGGCGTTTTGGTGCTGTACTTTGCAGGCAGCTTGATCTACGGGTCGAAGGACGCTGCGGTGGTGTTGCCGGCGAGACATGGGCATTACGTGCATTCGATCCAGTCGCCGACGCCGCTGATCTTCCCGCGGGTGGAAGACACGCATGTGCTGCGTGACATGGGGCTGCGGACACTGTACATTCTCCGGATAGACGAGCACCGGCGCAGCCGGATATCGATGGAAGTGGGAGACCGGCCCACGCCGGAGAAAAACCTACCCAAGGACGATAAGCGGGCGCTGGCGAAGCGGTCGTTCCTCGACCACGGCAAGCGCGTGTACCACCGCACGTCAAACCACCCGGAGGTCGTGCTTGTGACGCTGATCGACTTTGAGAACTACGACAAGAACACAATCACGCGTATTGTCCAGAACCGCGTCGATTACGCCGCGAAGCGCGGCTACGGCATATATGTCCGCTGGGCACAGGAGTTCATCCCTCTCGTCGACAAGCAGACGCTGGAGGACAGCTACGAGTTCATGAAGCCGATGGCCATGCGCGCAGCCATGCATGCGTTCCCGCACGCCAAGTACTTCTGGTTCCTCGACCACACCGGCCTCATCATGAACATGGACTTCTCGCTGCAGGATAACCTGCTGGCCTCGCGCAGCCTCAACAacgtgctgctgcgtgACGTGCCCGTCGTCGCCGGCACCACCATCAAAACATACTCCAACTTCGCCCCGGCCAACGCCAAGATACTGGTTCCGCAGAGCCCCCTCGGCGAGCTCGATACCAACTCCTTCATCGTTTCCTCCACCCTCTACGGCAAGGCCTTCCTGGACTACCTCTCAGACCCCCTGATCCGCAACTACAACTGGGACAGCCTCGCCGCCAGCATCGGGCACATGCTACAATGGCACCCCAAGTTCCTCTCCAAGACCGGCCTCGTCAAGTCTAAGGTCATCGCCGCGCGCTACATACCGAACCGCAGCCCGGACTCCCCCAACGCCGCCGAGGTGGCTTACGAGGACGGCGACGCCGTCGTGCTTTTCACCGGCTGCGACGAGCGCCAGTCCTGCCCGGCTGACATCGAGAAATTCAGTACCAAGAAGAGCTCGTAG
- the RBH1 gene encoding Rbh1p (Non-syntenic homolog of Saccharomyces cerevisiae YJR030C and Syntenic homolog of Saccharomyces cerevisiae YJL181W), which produces MAPEKLMHVEQDHQIVLARLEKYLRLGQQCALAVQDPCVLHAFKVEKLGWLARGLAEEHRLMLSRLARAGEAGGCAELVCAWLDGEGGVVGRYGALLVGCADLLFESGMVRYQMRPRSEFLICVLQLYTKLEVLCGALAHDGLAQQLQNFEEAFVARWNRKNMSLLLFDEVVDVLAVDAPFVSPPLFSLDNVVKRDFFELTLPKFGYTQLLVEVFQLDTGEIAIFRVNSERLPYRADQGKRLLRQITSCGEPLTCIGRSLLFSTFRKSDLTVLEEMPSAMHLTTRIDSDVHMVLRAVYQFEWDTFWRCTLHTMFSASPPSLGGIAAIASARRISHPPQNFKIKHQKLAETLCCGTQGLGLQLQPSRPTTHERQLQDAGSDCSMQTSLLPPAPKLLSHAWTAVPEESGEDSQSSSGYDNTPQQLQLFELEDSTSTRGSQNDSSLRLLELADSKRTDSGSLVLQYPSFRSSIASSLHLRSPSPHSEDTASEGSARKRPQPDNGTRNAEHDDFEESFASHKPENMKRRNAYLLQFLNHMRPAS; this is translated from the coding sequence ATGGCGCCTGAGAAGCTGATGCACGTGGAACAGGACCACCAGATCGTGCTGGCACGCCTGGAGAAATACCTGAGGCTGGGGCAGCAGTGTGCCTTGGCGGTGCAGGACCCTTGCGTGCTACACGCGTTCAAGGTCGAGAAACTGGGATGGCTGGCACGCGGGCTGGCGGAGGAGCACCGGCTGATGCTGAGCCGGCTGGCGCGGGCCGGCGAGGCGGGGGGCTGCGCGGAGCTTGTGTGTGCGTGGCTGGACGGGGAGGGCGGCGTAGTAGGGCGGTacggcgcgctgctggtgggCTGCGCGGACCTGCTTTTCGAGTCGGGGATGGTACGATACCAGATGCGGCCGCGCTCGGAGTTCCTGATTTGCGTGCTCCAGCTGTACACGAAGCTGGAGGTGCTGTGCGGGGCGCTGGCGCACGATGgcctcgcgcagcagctgcaaaACTTCGAGGAGGCCTTCGTAGCGCGGTGGAACCGGAAGAACatgtcgctgctgctgtttgACGAGGTGGTGGACGTGCTGGCGGTGGACGCGCCCTTCGTGAGCCCGCCGCTCTTCAGCCTCGACAATGTGGTGAAACGGGACTTCTTCGAGCTGACACTGCCCAAGTTTGGTTACACGCAGTTGCTGGTGGAGGTTTTCCAGCTGGACACTGGTGAAATCGCCATCTTCAGGGTCAACAGCGAGCGGCTGCCGTACAGGGCGGACCAGGGCAAGCGGCTGCTGAGGCAGATAACGTCCTGTGGCGAGCCCCTGACGTGCATCGGGCGCTCGCTCCTGTTTTCGACCTTCCGGAAGTCGGACCTGACGGTTTTGGAGGAGATGCCCTCCGCTATGCATCTCACCACCCGCATAGATAGCGACGTCCACATGGTTTTGAGGGCGGTCTACCAGTTTGAATGGGACACGTTTTGGCGGTGCACGCTGCACACGATGTTCAGTGCGTCGCCCCCCTCGCTCGGCGGGATCGCCGCTATCGCCTCCGCCCGGAGGATCTCGCACCCGCCGCAGAACTTTAAAATAAAACACCAAAAGCTGGCTGAGACCCTGTGCTGTGGCACACAGGGGCTgggtctgcagctgcagccATCGCGACCAACCACGCATgagcgccagctccaggACGCGGGGTCCGACTGCTCAATGCAGACCTCGCTGCTTCCGCCGGCGCCGAAGCTATTAAGCCACGCGTGGACTGCTGTGCCCGAGGAATCTGGCGAAGACTCACAGTCATCCAGTGGCTATGACAACACCCCTCAGCAATTGCAGCTCTTCGAGCTGGAAGACAGCACCAGCACACGAGGCTCGCAGAATGACTCTTCGTTGCGACTGTTGGAGCTAGCCGACAGCAAGCGCACAGATTCTGGGAGTCTTGTGCTCCAGTACCCGTCATTCCGGAGCTCAATCGCCAGCTCCTTACATCTGCGCAGTCCGTCTCCGCATTCTGAGGACACGGCATCTGAGGGATCTGCCAGGAAGCGGCCACAGCCAGATAACGGCACCAGGAATGCAGAACATGACGACTTTGAAGAATCATTTGCATCACATAAGCCTGAAAATATGAAGAGGCGGAATGCGTACCTACTGCAATTCTTGAACCACATGCGACCTGCCAGCTGA